In Fusobacterium hwasookii, a single window of DNA contains:
- the atpA gene encoding F0F1 ATP synthase subunit alpha, translated as MNIRPEEVSSIIKKEIDNYKKSLEIKTSGTVLEVGDGIARIFGLSNVMSGELLEFPHGVMGMALNLEEDNVGAVILGNASLIKEGDEVRATGKVVSVPAGENLLGRVINALGEPIDGKGEIRADKYMPIERKASGIIARQPVSEPLQTGIKSIDGMVPIGRGQRELIIGDRQTGKTAIAIDTIINQKGQNVKCIYVAIGQKRSTVAQIYKKLSDLGCMDYTIIVAATASEAAPLQYMAPYSGVAIGEYFMEKGEHVLIIYDDLSKHAVAYREMSLLLRRPPGREAYPGDVFYLHSRLLERAAKLSDELGGGSITALPIIETQAGDVSAYIPTNVISITDGQIFLESQLFNSGFRPAINAGISVSRVGGAAQIKAMKQVASKVKLELAQYTELLTFAQFGSDLDKATKAQLERGHRIMEILKQPQYHPFAVERQVVSFYTVINGHLDDIEVSKVRRFEKELLDYLKANTNILTEIADKKALDKDLEDRLKESISSFKKSFN; from the coding sequence TTGAATATTAGACCAGAAGAAGTAAGTTCTATTATAAAAAAAGAAATAGATAATTACAAAAAAAGTTTAGAAATAAAAACTTCTGGAACAGTTCTTGAAGTTGGAGATGGTATTGCAAGAATTTTTGGTTTAAGCAATGTCATGTCTGGAGAACTTCTTGAATTTCCTCATGGAGTAATGGGAATGGCTCTAAATCTTGAAGAAGATAATGTTGGAGCTGTTATCCTTGGTAATGCCTCTCTTATAAAAGAGGGAGATGAAGTAAGAGCAACTGGTAAAGTTGTATCTGTTCCTGCTGGTGAAAATTTACTTGGTAGAGTAATTAATGCCTTAGGAGAACCTATTGATGGTAAAGGTGAAATTCGTGCTGATAAGTATATGCCTATTGAAAGAAAAGCATCAGGTATCATAGCAAGACAACCAGTATCTGAACCTTTACAAACTGGTATCAAATCAATAGATGGTATGGTTCCTATTGGTAGGGGACAAAGAGAACTTATTATAGGAGATAGACAAACAGGTAAAACTGCAATAGCTATTGATACTATAATCAATCAAAAGGGACAAAATGTAAAATGTATCTATGTTGCAATAGGTCAAAAAAGATCTACTGTTGCTCAAATATATAAAAAATTAAGTGATTTAGGTTGTATGGATTATACAATAATTGTGGCTGCAACTGCATCTGAAGCAGCTCCTTTACAATATATGGCTCCTTACTCAGGTGTAGCTATTGGAGAATATTTTATGGAAAAAGGAGAACATGTTTTAATAATTTATGATGATTTATCTAAACATGCTGTTGCTTACAGAGAAATGTCTTTATTACTTAGAAGACCACCTGGACGTGAGGCTTATCCAGGAGATGTATTCTATTTACATTCAAGATTACTAGAAAGAGCAGCAAAACTTTCTGATGAATTAGGTGGAGGTTCTATAACTGCCCTACCAATTATTGAAACACAAGCAGGAGATGTATCTGCATATATTCCTACCAATGTTATATCAATAACTGATGGACAAATATTCTTGGAATCTCAATTGTTTAACTCTGGTTTCAGACCAGCAATTAATGCTGGAATATCTGTTTCAAGAGTTGGAGGAGCAGCTCAAATTAAAGCAATGAAACAAGTTGCATCTAAGGTTAAACTTGAACTTGCTCAATATACAGAACTTTTAACATTTGCTCAATTTGGTTCTGATCTTGATAAGGCAACAAAAGCTCAACTTGAAAGAGGACATAGAATAATGGAAATATTGAAACAACCTCAATATCACCCATTTGCAGTTGAAAGACAAGTAGTATCTTTTTACACAGTTATAAATGGACATTTAGATGATATAGAAGTTTCAAAAGTTAGAAGATTTGAAAAAGAGTTACTTGATTATTTAAAAGCTAATACAAATATTCTAACTGAAATAGCTGACAAAAAAGCTTTGGATAAAGATTTGGAAGACAGATTAAAAGAAAGTATTTCAAGCTTTAAAAAAAGTTTTAACTAA
- the atpH gene encoding ATP synthase F1 subunit delta — translation MIKSQVGRRYSKAIFEIAEEKNQVKEIYEMLNSAMVLYRTDKEFKNFILNPLIDNEQKKSVLNEIFGKDNSENLNILLYILDKGRMNCIKYIVAEYLKIYYRKNRILDVKATFTKELTDEQKKKLIDKLSQKTGKEINLEIKIDKNILGGGIIKIGDKIIDGSIRRELDNWRKS, via the coding sequence ATGATAAAATCTCAAGTAGGAAGAAGATATTCTAAAGCAATTTTTGAAATTGCAGAAGAAAAAAATCAAGTTAAAGAAATTTATGAAATGTTGAATTCAGCTATGGTTCTTTATAGAACTGATAAAGAGTTTAAGAATTTTATTTTAAATCCTTTAATTGATAATGAACAAAAAAAATCAGTTTTAAATGAAATTTTTGGAAAAGATAATAGTGAAAATCTAAATATTTTACTATATATTTTAGATAAAGGAAGAATGAATTGTATAAAATATATAGTTGCTGAATATTTAAAAATCTATTATAGAAAAAATAGAATTTTAGATGTAAAAGCTACTTTTACAAAAGAATTAACTGATGAACAAAAGAAAAAACTTATTGATAAATTATCTCAAAAAACTGGAAAAGAAATCAATCTTGAAATAAAAATTGATAAAAATATTTTAGGTGGAGGAATCATTAAAATAGGTGATAAAATTATTGATGGTTCTATCCGTAGAGAGTTAGATAATTGGAGAAAAAGTTAA
- the atpF gene encoding F0F1 ATP synthase subunit B has translation MPIISIDSTFFWQIINFFLLLFIVKKYFKEPISKIINERKQKIEAELVEATKNKKEAEQLLKDAEAQINTSRKEATEIVKAAQRKAEEEAHNLIKEARENRENILRTTELEVAKIKDDAKEELGREVKNLAAELAEKIIKEKVDDVQEISLIDKFIAEVGEDK, from the coding sequence GTGCCAATAATATCTATTGATTCTACTTTTTTCTGGCAAATTATTAACTTTTTTCTTCTTTTATTTATTGTAAAGAAATATTTTAAAGAACCTATATCAAAGATAATAAATGAAAGAAAACAAAAAATAGAAGCTGAACTTGTTGAAGCAACTAAAAATAAAAAAGAGGCTGAACAACTTTTAAAAGATGCTGAGGCTCAAATTAATACTTCAAGAAAAGAAGCTACTGAAATAGTTAAAGCTGCTCAAAGAAAAGCTGAAGAAGAAGCTCATAATCTTATTAAAGAAGCTAGAGAAAATAGAGAAAATATTTTAAGAACAACTGAATTAGAAGTTGCCAAAATAAAAGATGATGCTAAGGAAGAATTAGGTAGAGAAGTTAAAAACTTAGCTGCTGAACTTGCAGAAAAAATCATAAAAGAGAAAGTTGACGATGTTCAAGAAATTTCGCTTATTGATAAATTTATAGCAGAGGTAGGCGAAGATAAATGA
- the atpE gene encoding ATP synthase F0 subunit C: protein MDLLTAKTIVLGCSAVGAGLAMIAGLGPGIGEGYAAGKAVESVARQPEARGSIISTMILGQAVAESTGIYSLVIALILLYANPFINQLG, encoded by the coding sequence ATGGATTTATTAACAGCAAAAACAATAGTTTTAGGATGTTCAGCAGTAGGTGCAGGACTTGCTATGATAGCAGGATTAGGACCAGGAATTGGAGAAGGATATGCAGCAGGGAAAGCAGTTGAATCTGTTGCAAGACAACCAGAAGCAAGAGGAAGTATTATATCTACAATGATACTAGGACAAGCAGTAGCAGAATCAACTGGTATTTACTCACTAGTTATAGCTTTAATTTTACTTTATGCAAATCCTTTCATAAATCAATTAGGATAA
- the atpB gene encoding F0F1 ATP synthase subunit A: protein MILGPIEFTKGPLVSGPDIIFSIFGFPISSTVVTTWFVLLIFYIFFKLGTRNLQLIPGKFQSVLEGIYEFLDGTIGQILGIWKKKYYTFFASLFLFIFLSNIITFFPIPWFSIKNGVFVIYPAFRAPTADLNTTLGLALIVTTLFIAINIKNNGVFGYLKGFADPTPVMLPLNIVGEFAKPLNISMRLFGNMFAGMVIMGLIYMAVPYFIPAALHLYFDLFAGLVQSFVFVTLSMVYVQGSIGDAEYKD from the coding sequence GTGATACTAGGACCAATAGAATTTACAAAAGGACCTTTAGTATCTGGACCAGATATTATTTTTTCAATATTTGGTTTTCCTATTAGTTCCACTGTGGTTACAACTTGGTTTGTTCTACTTATTTTCTATATATTTTTTAAATTAGGAACTAGAAATTTACAGTTAATACCTGGAAAATTTCAGTCAGTTCTTGAAGGAATTTATGAATTTTTAGATGGAACTATTGGGCAAATATTAGGTATTTGGAAAAAGAAATATTATACATTTTTTGCAAGTTTATTCTTGTTTATATTTCTATCAAATATAATAACATTTTTTCCTATACCTTGGTTTAGTATAAAAAATGGTGTATTTGTTATTTACCCTGCATTTAGAGCTCCAACAGCAGATTTAAACACTACTCTTGGTTTAGCTTTAATTGTAACAACATTATTTATAGCAATAAATATAAAAAATAATGGTGTATTTGGATATTTAAAAGGTTTTGCAGATCCAACACCAGTTATGTTGCCACTAAATATTGTGGGGGAATTTGCCAAACCACTAAATATATCTATGAGATTATTTGGGAATATGTTTGCAGGTATGGTTATAATGGGACTTATTTATATGGCAGTACCTTATTTTATCCCAGCAGCTCTACATTTATATTTTGATTTATTTGCAGGTTTAGTACAAAGTTTTGTTTTTGTAACTCTTTCTATGGTGTATGTTCAAGGCTCAATAGGAGATGCAGAATATAAGGATTAG
- a CDS encoding AtpZ/AtpI family protein, producing MKFSNFFDKDFFRYFVLFTEIGVTIVLNILLAIYFYNLFEKYFFKSFIFLIFMIILGIFNAFYSLYKIIFPKNKKK from the coding sequence ATGAAATTTTCAAATTTTTTTGATAAAGATTTTTTTAGATATTTTGTTTTATTTACAGAAATTGGTGTAACAATAGTTTTAAATATATTACTAGCAATATATTTTTATAATCTTTTTGAAAAATATTTTTTTAAAAGTTTTATTTTTTTGATATTTATGATAATATTAGGAATATTCAATGCTTTTTATAGTTTGTATAAAATTATATTTCCAAAGAATAAAAAGAAATAA
- the glmM gene encoding phosphoglucosamine mutase: MGRYFGTDGIRGEANKELTVDKALRLGYALGYYLKHKHKNEEKIKVIMGSDTRISGYMLRSALTAGLTSMGIYIDFVGVIPTPGVAYITRIKKAKAGIMISASHNPAKDNGIKIFNSEGYKLSDEIENQIEDYMDNLDDILANPLAGDKVGKFKYAEDEYFQYKNYLTQCVKGNFKDMKIVLDTANGAAYRTAKDVFLDLRAELVVINDAPNGRNINVKCGSTHPEILAKVVVGYEADLGLAYDGDADRLIAVDKFGNIIDGDKIIGILALGMKQNGKLKNNKVVTTVMSNIGFEKYLKENNIELLRANVGDRYVLEKMVAEDVVIGGEQSGHIILKDYATTGDGVLSSLKLVEVIRDTGKDLHELVSAIKDAPQTLINVKVDNAKKNTWDKNPNITSFIDEANKKYKDEVRILVRKSGTEPLIRVMTEGDDRQLVHKLAEDIAKLIEKELN; encoded by the coding sequence ATGGGAAGATACTTTGGAACAGATGGAATTAGAGGCGAAGCAAATAAAGAATTAACTGTTGATAAAGCACTAAGACTTGGTTATGCACTTGGTTATTATTTAAAACATAAACACAAAAATGAAGAAAAAATAAAAGTTATTATGGGAAGTGACACTAGAATATCTGGTTATATGCTTAGATCCGCTTTAACAGCTGGACTTACTTCAATGGGAATCTATATAGATTTCGTAGGAGTTATTCCTACACCAGGAGTTGCCTATATAACAAGAATCAAGAAAGCTAAGGCTGGAATTATGATTTCTGCATCGCATAATCCTGCAAAAGATAATGGAATAAAAATATTTAACTCTGAAGGATATAAACTTTCTGATGAAATTGAAAACCAAATTGAAGACTATATGGATAATTTAGATGACATCTTAGCTAATCCATTAGCTGGAGATAAGGTAGGAAAGTTTAAATATGCTGAGGATGAATATTTTCAATATAAAAACTACCTTACTCAATGTGTAAAAGGTAATTTTAAAGATATGAAAATAGTTCTTGATACTGCTAACGGGGCAGCATATAGAACAGCAAAAGATGTATTTTTAGATTTAAGAGCTGAACTTGTTGTTATAAATGATGCACCTAATGGAAGAAATATCAATGTAAAATGTGGATCAACTCATCCAGAAATATTAGCAAAAGTTGTTGTGGGATATGAAGCAGATTTAGGTTTAGCATATGATGGGGATGCGGATAGACTTATAGCAGTAGACAAATTTGGTAATATCATAGATGGAGATAAAATTATAGGAATTTTAGCTCTTGGTATGAAACAAAATGGAAAGTTAAAAAATAATAAAGTTGTTACAACTGTTATGAGTAATATAGGTTTTGAAAAATACTTAAAAGAAAATAATATAGAACTTTTAAGAGCAAATGTTGGAGATAGATATGTTCTTGAAAAAATGGTAGCTGAAGATGTTGTTATTGGTGGAGAACAATCAGGGCATATTATTCTAAAAGACTATGCTACAACTGGAGATGGAGTATTGTCTTCATTGAAACTTGTAGAAGTTATTAGAGATACAGGAAAAGACTTACATGAGTTAGTTTCTGCAATAAAAGATGCCCCTCAAACTTTAATAAATGTAAAAGTTGACAATGCTAAGAAAAATACTTGGGATAAAAATCCTAATATTACTTCTTTTATTGATGAAGCAAATAAAAAATATAAAGATGAAGTTAGAATTTTAGTAAGAAAGTCTGGAACAGAACCTTTAATTAGAGTAATGACAGAAGGAGATGACAGACAACTTGTACATAAATTAGCAGAAGATATTGCTAAATTAATTGAAAAAGAATTAAATTAA
- a CDS encoding Gx transporter family protein encodes MIKKEYREEIYLIALVLLGLYLSLIENIIPKPFPWMKIGLSNISVLIALEKFNSKMALQTILLRVFIQALMLGTLFTPNFIISFSAGLISTLFMIFLYKFRKYLSLLSISCISAFTHNLLQLIVVYFFLFRNISLNSKSIIIFIVIFLGLGVIMGLITGIIATKINLKRRKI; translated from the coding sequence ATGATAAAAAAAGAATATAGAGAAGAAATTTATCTGATAGCTCTAGTGCTTTTAGGCTTATATCTTTCTCTTATTGAAAATATAATACCTAAACCATTTCCTTGGATGAAAATTGGCTTATCTAATATATCTGTACTTATAGCACTTGAAAAATTCAATTCAAAGATGGCTTTACAAACAATATTGCTTAGAGTTTTTATACAGGCTCTTATGTTGGGAACATTATTCACTCCTAACTTTATTATAAGTTTCAGTGCAGGACTTATAAGTACATTATTTATGATTTTTCTATATAAATTTAGAAAATATTTATCACTACTATCAATAAGTTGTATTTCAGCATTTACCCATAATCTTTTACAACTTATAGTGGTATACTTCTTTCTATTTAGAAATATATCTCTAAATAGTAAATCAATAATAATTTTTATAGTTATTTTCTTAGGATTAGGTGTAATTATGGGCTTAATAACAGGAATTATAGCTACAAAGATAAATTTAAAAAGAAGAAAAATTTAA
- the purB gene encoding adenylosuccinate lyase — MSNEIYSNPLCERYSSKEMMYNFSPDKKFSTWRKLWIALAESEKELGLDISQEQIDEMKKNIHNIDYELAAKKEKEFRHDVMAHVHTFGTQAPLAMPIIHLGATSAFVGDNTDLIQIKDGLEIIKAKLINVMNNLSKFAMENKSVATLGFTHFQAAQLTTVGKRATLWLQSLLLDLEELEFRENTLRFRGVKGTTGTQASFKDLFNGDFSKVEELDILVSKKMGFDKRFAVTGQTYDRKVDSEIMNLLANIAQSAHKFTNDLRLLQHLKEVKEPFEKSQIGSSAMAYKRNPMRSERISSLAKFVIALQQSTAMVASTQWFERTLDDSANKRLSLPQAFLAVDAILIIWNNIMEGLVVYDKIIEKHIMSELPFMATEYIIMECVKAGGDRQELHERIRVHSMEAGKQVKVEGKDNDLIDRIVNDDYFKLDKAKLLSILEPKNFIGFAAEQTEKFINTEIKPILEKYKALLGMDSELKV, encoded by the coding sequence ATGAGTAATGAAATTTATTCAAACCCACTATGTGAAAGATATAGTTCAAAGGAAATGATGTATAACTTTTCACCAGATAAAAAGTTTTCAACTTGGAGAAAACTTTGGATTGCACTTGCAGAATCTGAGAAAGAGTTAGGACTTGATATATCACAAGAACAAATTGATGAAATGAAAAAAAATATCCATAACATAGATTATGAATTAGCGGCAAAAAAAGAAAAAGAGTTTAGACATGATGTTATGGCACATGTACATACATTTGGTACACAAGCACCTTTGGCTATGCCTATTATACATTTAGGGGCTACAAGTGCTTTTGTTGGAGATAACACAGATTTAATCCAAATTAAAGATGGACTTGAAATAATAAAAGCTAAACTTATAAATGTTATGAATAATCTTTCTAAATTTGCAATGGAAAATAAAAGTGTTGCAACTCTAGGATTTACTCATTTCCAAGCTGCTCAACTTACAACAGTAGGAAAAAGAGCTACACTATGGCTACAATCTTTATTATTAGATTTAGAAGAATTAGAGTTTAGAGAAAACACTTTAAGATTTAGAGGAGTTAAAGGAACAACAGGAACACAAGCAAGTTTTAAAGATTTATTCAATGGAGATTTTTCGAAAGTTGAAGAATTAGATATTTTAGTTTCAAAAAAAATGGGATTTGATAAAAGATTTGCAGTAACAGGTCAAACTTATGATAGAAAGGTAGATTCTGAAATAATGAATTTACTTGCAAATATAGCTCAATCTGCTCATAAGTTTACTAATGATTTAAGATTATTACAACATTTAAAAGAAGTTAAAGAACCTTTTGAAAAAAGTCAAATAGGTTCATCTGCAATGGCATATAAAAGAAATCCAATGAGAAGTGAAAGAATTTCATCTCTTGCTAAGTTTGTTATAGCATTACAACAAAGTACAGCTATGGTTGCATCAACTCAATGGTTTGAAAGAACTCTTGATGATTCAGCTAACAAGAGATTATCATTACCTCAAGCATTTTTAGCTGTGGATGCAATATTAATTATTTGGAATAATATTATGGAAGGTTTAGTTGTATATGATAAAATAATAGAAAAACATATAATGAGTGAACTTCCATTCATGGCAACTGAATATATAATAATGGAATGTGTAAAAGCTGGTGGAGATAGACAAGAGTTACATGAAAGAATAAGAGTTCATTCTATGGAAGCTGGTAAACAAGTAAAAGTTGAAGGAAAAGATAATGATTTAATAGATAGAATAGTTAATGATGATTATTTCAAATTGGATAAAGCTAAATTACTTTCTATTTTAGAACCTAAAAACTTTATTGGTTTTGCAGCTGAACAAACAGAAAAATTTATTAATACTGAAATAAAACCTATATTAGAAAAATATAAAGCTCTTTTAGGAATGGACTCTGAGTTGAAAGTATAA
- a CDS encoding GNAT family N-acetyltransferase codes for MIRKLAINDVDYIEQIFNLEKEIFKNSAFTKESTENLIKEDNSFIYTYLIDEKVCGYLMVLDIIDVYEILAIATIEEYRNNGIAQELLDKIKTKDIFLEVRESNQVAINFYKKNKFKEISVRKNYY; via the coding sequence ATGATTAGAAAATTAGCAATCAATGATGTAGATTATATAGAACAAATTTTTAACTTGGAAAAAGAAATTTTTAAAAACTCAGCTTTTACTAAAGAATCTACAGAAAATTTAATAAAGGAAGATAATTCATTTATTTATACTTATCTTATAGATGAAAAAGTTTGTGGTTATTTAATGGTTCTTGATATTATAGATGTCTATGAAATTCTTGCAATAGCAACTATTGAAGAATATAGAAATAATGGTATCGCTCAAGAACTTTTAGATAAAATAAAAACAAAAGATATTTTCTTAGAAGTAAGAGAAAGTAATCAAGTAGCTATAAATTTTTATAAAAAAAATAAATTTAAAGAAATATCAGTTAGAAAAAATTACTATTAA
- the lepB gene encoding signal peptidase I: protein MKTIFYGIFYFFLTLFFIYIFVKEKDLAKKFDVRRDKFVNKITEKYDIKNEKKVKYLKKTLYYIETIGTALILVVVIQRFYIGNFKIPTGSMIPTIEVGDRVFADMVSYKFTNPKRNNIIVFKEPIQDKVLYTKRAMGLPGEKIKIEDDVLYINGEKTDFRRYSNLGIGDMEWRIPQKGDKLEIIPAGNYNEAYKSASFDIAEVQKELKNNSSLIFELMPNLKFVVNGEETGPILDFIHDKDILDKLMVGKTIEITLEDNYYLALGDNTDNSFDSRYWGFVKESRIRGRALVRFWPLNRIGLVK, encoded by the coding sequence ATGAAAACAATATTTTATGGAATATTTTATTTTTTTCTAACACTTTTTTTTATTTATATATTTGTAAAAGAAAAAGATTTAGCTAAAAAGTTTGATGTTCGTAGAGATAAATTTGTTAATAAGATAACAGAAAAATATGATATAAAAAATGAAAAGAAAGTTAAATATCTTAAGAAAACTCTTTATTATATTGAAACAATAGGAACAGCACTTATATTAGTTGTAGTTATTCAAAGATTTTATATAGGAAATTTTAAAATTCCTACTGGCTCAATGATACCTACAATAGAAGTAGGAGACAGAGTTTTTGCTGATATGGTTTCATATAAATTTACAAATCCAAAAAGAAATAATATTATAGTTTTTAAAGAACCTATTCAAGATAAAGTGCTATATACAAAAAGAGCAATGGGTTTACCTGGAGAAAAAATTAAGATAGAAGATGATGTTCTGTATATAAATGGAGAAAAAACAGATTTTAGAAGATATAGTAATTTAGGAATTGGAGATATGGAATGGAGAATTCCACAAAAAGGGGATAAATTAGAAATTATCCCTGCTGGAAATTATAATGAAGCTTATAAATCTGCTTCTTTTGATATAGCTGAAGTTCAAAAAGAATTAAAAAACAATTCCTCTTTAATTTTTGAACTTATGCCTAATTTAAAATTTGTTGTAAATGGAGAAGAAACTGGACCAATTTTAGATTTTATTCATGATAAAGACATCTTAGATAAACTTATGGTAGGAAAAACTATTGAAATTACACTAGAAGATAATTATTATTTAGCCTTAGGGGATAATACAGATAACAGTTTCGATTCAAGATACTGGGGCTTTGTAAAAGAAAGTAGAATAAGAGGACGAGCTTTAGTTAGATTCTGGCCTTTAAATAGAATAGGGTTGGTAAAATAA